In Thermodesulfobium sp. 4217-1, a single genomic region encodes these proteins:
- a CDS encoding CehA/McbA family metallohydrolase, translating to MDKKFIKGDLHIHSSFSDGIASPEEIVKYAARNTDLKIIAITDHDNIKGSLKAAELGEKYGIIVVPGVEVTTLQGHIICLFIDRHIRKFTSLYKTIEITYESGGIIVLPHPMSPLTYSIPLRCIKNIFKKENFPKPDAIEIINPTLAGRVIRQKVIDLNKTLNLAELAGTDSHTLDTIGSAYTLFPDNVKTLEDVKRAIINRQTIACGEFWSIKEHLRIARTRLNSDIKNIAQKIGGRLINGNR from the coding sequence ATGGATAAAAAATTTATTAAAGGCGACCTTCACATACACAGCAGCTTTAGTGATGGAATAGCTTCGCCAGAAGAGATTGTAAAATATGCAGCAAGAAATACTGATCTTAAAATAATAGCCATAACCGATCACGACAACATAAAGGGCTCTCTAAAAGCAGCCGAATTAGGCGAAAAATATGGCATAATTGTCGTTCCAGGAGTCGAAGTAACTACGCTCCAGGGCCATATAATATGCCTTTTTATAGACAGGCATATTAGAAAATTCACTAGCCTTTACAAAACTATAGAAATAACCTATGAATCAGGAGGAATAATAGTTCTCCCCCACCCAATGAGCCCCCTAACATACAGCATCCCACTTCGTTGTATAAAAAATATATTTAAAAAAGAAAACTTTCCGAAACCAGACGCAATAGAAATAATAAATCCTACACTTGCTGGCAGAGTGATTAGACAAAAGGTGATAGATTTAAATAAGACATTAAATTTAGCAGAACTCGCAGGAACCGATTCTCATACACTAGACACAATAGGAAGTGCGTATACGCTGTTTCCAGACAACGTAAAAACGCTTGAAGACGTAAAAAGAGCTATAATAAATAGACAAACTATAGCATGTGGAGAATTTTGGAGCATAAAAGAACATTTGAGAATTGCAAGAACAAGGCTAAACTCAGACATTAAAAATATTGCACAAAAAATAGGTGGCAGGTTAATAAATGGAAATAGATAA